A single region of the Syntrophotaleaceae bacterium genome encodes:
- a CDS encoding MlaD family protein — protein MAGNTNKAVIGAFVLGALALLVAGVLFFGSGKFFADTRKFVIYFQGSVKGLNVGSPVIFRGVEVGSVTDINIVFDPKEMKAVIPVIVEFDRDKFSGGEKEEQYLQRFIDMGLRAQLQTQSLVTGQLAIYIDFFPGTPVVLRGGPDTRYPEIPSILSTSEELQKTLADLPVEELMGKVHSAMDGIDRLVNSPDLREAISSLDNVAKELQETIPAVRKEIVSVGQDTRKTAQAATRALNEAGKFLAMKEGRSGEMSENIDEMLVEAKETLAAVRRTASDERSIYQLQVAMGEISKAARSIKNLVDYLEQHPEALIKGKGALEGE, from the coding sequence ATGGCTGGTAATACGAACAAGGCAGTCATCGGGGCTTTTGTCCTGGGAGCGCTCGCATTGCTGGTGGCCGGGGTCCTGTTCTTCGGTTCGGGGAAGTTCTTTGCCGATACCCGCAAGTTCGTGATCTATTTCCAAGGCTCGGTCAAAGGCCTCAACGTCGGGTCGCCGGTGATTTTCCGCGGAGTAGAGGTCGGATCGGTAACCGACATAAATATCGTTTTCGATCCGAAGGAGATGAAAGCGGTTATTCCGGTCATTGTCGAGTTTGACCGGGACAAATTTAGCGGCGGGGAAAAGGAGGAGCAATATCTTCAAAGATTTATCGATATGGGTTTGCGGGCTCAGCTTCAGACCCAGAGCCTGGTCACTGGGCAGTTGGCCATCTATATCGACTTCTTTCCCGGCACCCCGGTGGTGCTGCGCGGTGGACCCGACACCAGATATCCGGAGATCCCCTCCATCCTGTCGACGAGTGAAGAACTGCAGAAAACCCTCGCCGATCTCCCTGTCGAGGAGCTGATGGGAAAGGTACACTCGGCCATGGACGGCATTGACCGCCTGGTCAACTCCCCCGACCTTCGGGAGGCCATCAGCTCGCTGGACAACGTGGCCAAGGAGCTTCAGGAGACGATCCCGGCCGTTCGGAAGGAAATCGTTTCGGTTGGACAGGACACCCGCAAAACCGCCCAAGCGGCGACCCGTGCTTTGAATGAGGCCGGAAAATTTCTGGCCATGAAAGAGGGACGTTCGGGTGAAATGTCTGAAAACATCGACGAGATGCTTGTCGAGGCAAAGGAGACGCTGGCGGCCGTTCGCCGGACCGCTTCGGATGAACGATCGATTTATCAGCTTCAGGTGGCCATGGGGGAAATCAGCAAAGCGGCCCGTTCGATCAAAAACCTGGTCGATTACCTGGAACAGCATCCCGAGGCTCTGATAAAGGGCAAGGGGGCTCTTGAAGGAGAATAA